A genomic stretch from Hemibagrus wyckioides isolate EC202008001 linkage group LG18, SWU_Hwy_1.0, whole genome shotgun sequence includes:
- the liat1 gene encoding protein LIAT1: MATLTGKLRDPREGIQSTRRGDHHNTPAAGSAGKEGKKKKRKNTTKEKNKPIYEQKKRGHPSTPSHSDDSEKPQTQQSTNTEQSSDLIYGKGQAKERSARKCRKGKSTQPAVEEPPAPDKEDKTDVSSQTQESLRWEGVLDDPVAEAERLEVYKANRRKRYMAFKQTLLENTKVALSSESDGNKLGRTCKAGSATIM; encoded by the exons ATGGCAACTTTAACGGGGAAATTGCGTGATCCCCGGGAAGGGATTCAATCAACCAGGAGAGGAGATCATCACAATACACCTGCCGCTGGGTCTGCTGGGAAagaagggaagaagaagaagagaaaaaacacgactaaagagaaaaacaaacccaTCTATGAGCAAAAGAAAAGAGGACATCCAAGCACCCCTTCCCATTCCGATGACTCGG AGAAACCCCAGACGCAGCAATCAACCAACACAGAGCAGAGCAGTGACCTGATCTATGGCAAAGGCCAAGCCAAAGAGAGGAGTGCAAGGAAATGCCGTAAAGGCAAATCAACCCAGCCGGCTGTGGAGGAACCCCCAGCTCCAGATAAAGAGGATAAAACTGATGTGAGCAGCCAAACACAGGAGAGCCTGAGATGGGAAGGGGTTCTGGATGATCCAGTTGCTGAAGCAGAACGGCTGGAGGTCTACAAAGCTAACCGGCGTAAACGCTACATGGCATTCAAACAGACACTATTAGAAAATACCAAGGTGGCGTTGAGTTCTGAGTCAGATGGGAATAAACTGGGTAGAACATGCAAGGCTGGTTCAGCAACCATTATGTAG